The DNA window tgcttccttttctttgtcaCAAGCCCTGCGGTTTTAAGTAACAAATAAGCCTGTTAATAAGCTTCGTGTGCAAACAGTGCAATAGTCAATGAAATGTACTGCATGGTCTGGCAATCGTGGCATCCAAGACTGATGCCTTTCCTGTTTTaagccttgattttttttctccattcctAACCACCCATGCctttctgctgctttccagattctTTCCAGTTTGAGGATCACTGGGTTTTCTCTTTCGACATGACCTCCATTTCCAGCAGCTTGGACGTGAGGCTGGCTGAGCTCCGGGTCCCCCTCGCGTCTTTCTCCCAAGCCAAAAATGTCACCGTCAGCATCTACCACGTCCACAACCACATATGTCATGGGAACCAGACCTGCACAGATAAGATCTTCTTGGGCTCCTTCAGCTGCCGCCACAGCCACAGCAGCAGGATCAGCTCCTCCTCCATCCAGTCCTCCTGGAAAGTCTTCAACATTACCTCCTTGCTCCGCTTCTGGCTCCACCAGGGGGGACCATCAGGCCAAGACACCTTAGAGGCCCAGGAGCAGAAATGGACAGAAGGTCACCTAGAGGACAGCAACAGGGAAGGAATCGATGGATGTCCCACCAGTGGCTTCGAGGACATCTGTGACTCCAATGAGGCTTCACACATCCCACCTCAGAGCCTGACAGAACAAGTCCTCCTGGTTGTCTTCTCTAAAGATAAGGAACGGATGGAACCCTCCCAGGGACCAAGCCTCATCAGGATGGTGGAGACGTCCAAATACGTCATGTCTGACGACACGTCCAAAGAGGTCGGGGCCCGGCGTCACCGGCGGAACAGGAATCAAAGAAAGAGGATTAAAGGGAGCGATACCGACATATCTGGCATTGCTGAAGAAAGTAGATCTCTG is part of the Pogona vitticeps strain Pit_001003342236 chromosome 8, PviZW2.1, whole genome shotgun sequence genome and encodes:
- the LOC110075194 gene encoding nodal homolog 2-A; this translates as MAGRGGPARALWALWAVLAGAGPAVGLFSPRPAGSAAVPPGPGPLLGRPAPAPGYPAYMMHLYRSLARGRSPARPAPEGSAWREADTILSLVAKNSFQFEDHWVFSFDMTSISSSLDVRLAELRVPLASFSQAKNVTVSIYHVHNHICHGNQTCTDKIFLGSFSCRHSHSSRISSSSIQSSWKVFNITSLLRFWLHQGGPSGQDTLEAQEQKWTEGHLEDSNREGIDGCPTSGFEDICDSNEASHIPPQSLTEQVLLVVFSKDKERMEPSQGPSLIRMVETSKYVMSDDTSKEVGARRHRRNRNQRKRIKGSDTDISGIAEESRSLCRRVDMMVDFEKTGFGKWILHPKKYNAYRCEGDCPSPVDESFKPTNHAYMQSLLKLYQPNRVPCPACAPVKLSPLSMLYYEKGGVTVRHHEDMIIDECGCN